CCTTGAGTCGCCGTGGCTTCTCCATGGTCGAGCTGCTGACGGTCCTCCTCGTCCTGGGTGTGTTGGTCGCGATCGTCGTTCCGAAGCTGCAGATCGCCCAGCTGAGGGCTCGCCGAGTAGAGGTCCGGGTCAACACCGCAGGACTCCACACCGCGTTCCAGCTCTACGTCGCCTCGGACGCGGGCGCCGACCCCCTGAACTCCGGCTACAACCCGTCGCCCCAGCCCTCGGCGCTCGGCATCGACG
The nucleotide sequence above comes from Actinomycetes bacterium. Encoded proteins:
- a CDS encoding prepilin-type N-terminal cleavage/methylation domain-containing protein, which codes for MSRRGFSMVELLTVLLVLGVLVAIVVPKLQIAQLRARRVEVRVNTAGLHTAFQLYVASDAGADPLNSGYNPSPQPSALGID